The Anabrus simplex isolate iqAnaSimp1 chromosome 1, ASM4041472v1, whole genome shotgun sequence genome window below encodes:
- the LOC137497049 gene encoding uncharacterized protein — protein sequence NSDNNYININQAFKLIGDPFDGRNRSRLKRKSMALIAAAIAVMAIFTKGGKAIDFRLQPYESTPGVYFDKLGEVQLYNTEWKVVTYVNLEALNDAYNVGKKYIQRTMRLCSELEVNLTHTCENEVKLLIMQLNKTQNLRELIRQTTKTEEKENSDQNRMKRGVLNFVGSIAKILFGTLDSQDAAYYQSHIKDLESENLSMLKVAKEQMIVVKSTLQSMNSSLYDVAKNEKELSDNIATIRGYLKDETEQIESAFRRTEIEIAVNRHLIDTQGFLAQLKDHYEILLNGIMLAQKGVLQPQIISPSDIIKSFSKAQNNFPPGMTLPVELRPLT from the exons gtcaatggcgctgatagcagcggcgatcgcagtgatggcgatatttacgaAAGGAGGAAAAGCAATTGATTTCCGGCTCCAACCATATGAGTCCACCCCAGGGGTTTATTTCGACaagctaggtgaagttcaactctataacactgaatggaaggtagtaacttatgtaaatttagaagcgttaaatgatgcgtataatgttggtaagaaatacattcagagaaccatgagattgtgttcagaactggaagtaaatttaacacatacgtgtgagaatgaggtaaagcttttaattatgcaattaaataaaactcaaaatttgcgtgaattaataagacaaacaactaagactgaggagaaggaaaattcagatcagaatagaatgaagcgaggagttcttaattttgtaggaagtattgctaaaattttattcggaaccttagattcgcaagatgcagcctattatcaaagtcacattaaggatcttgaatcagagaatttgtcgatgttaaaagtcgcgaaagaacagatgattgtagtaaaaagtacgttacaatcaatgaatagctcattgtatgacgtcgctaagaacgaaaaagaattaagcgataatatagcaacaatacggggatatctgaaggatgagactgagcaaatagaaagcgcatttaggagaacggagattgaaatcgcggtcaataggcatttaattgacacgcaaggattcttagcgcaattaaaagatcattatgagattctgttaaatggaataatgttggctcaaaagggagtcttacaacctcagattataagtcctagtgatataataaagtcgttttcaaaggcacagaataatttcccaccaggaatgacattacctgttgagttgag ACCTCTGACATAA